In Streptomyces sp. NBC_00683, the DNA window GGTGATAGCGGCCGAGGTCCTGCGCGAGAGAAGGACCCCGACCGGTGCCCCGCTGACCGCCCACCCCCGCGCGGCCCGGAGCAGGCGGCTGCGCCGCGCGCTGGGGGCCGTCGCGGTCCCCGTGCTGACCCTGGCGGTTCTGGGCGCCGTACTCACGCCCGTACTGCTGTGGATCGCGCTGGCCTGTGCCGTGGTGTTCCTTCCCCTCGCCGTACTGCTTGCCCTCGACGCGTACCGGGCACTGGGGCACACCGTCAGCGGCGACTACCTCGTGACCCGGTCCGGTACCGTCCGGCGGTCCACGGCGGCCCTGCAGCGGACCGGGGTGATCGGCTGGACGGTGAAGCAGTCCTGCTTCCAGCGCCGGGCCGGACTGCTGAGTGTCACCGCCACGACGGCAGCCGGAGCCGGTGCGTACACCGCGCACGACACCGACGCCTCCGAAGGCCTCACCTTCGCCGCGGAGGCCGTGCCCGGCCTGCTGGAGCCGTTCCTGGAGCGCAGCTGAGCGGTACGGGTCAGCCGTGCGTCGTATCGATGACGCAGAAGCGGTTGCCCTCCGTGTCCGCGAGAACCACGAAGTCCGGATCCGGCGGATAGAGCTCCCACGCCACCGGCTGCGCCCCCAGCCCCGTCAGCCGCGCCACCTCGGCGTCCTGCTCATCGGTGTACAGATCGAGGTGGACGCGCGGCACCTCCTGCACGGGTGACTCGCTCCGCCCCAGGGCCAGTCCGGCGCCGTGCCCCTCGGCCGGGACCAGCACCACCCAGTCGTCCTCGAGCGGCTCACGCTCCACGTAGCCGAGCGCCGCCATCCAGAAGTCCGCCGCGCGCCGTACGTCCGACGCGCCCATCACCACAGTCCCGATTCGCACCATGGCGCCACCCTGGCACGACAGAAGCCCGGCCCGCTCCTGGGAGCGGAACCGGGCCTCCGACGACCTGTGCCTACGCGGAGGCGGGCGGGTACAGCGCACGCGGCAGCCGCGAGGCCGCCGCCGCGTCCAGCAGCCACAGCGTGCGGCTGCGGCCGTACGCGCCCGCCGCCGGGGCCTGGATCTCCCCGGCACCGGACAGCGCGATCTCCGCCGCCTCGGCCTTGTCCTCACCCGCCGCCAGGAGCCACACCTCACGCGCCGCCCGGATGGCCGGCAGCGTGAGCGAGACCCGGGTGGGCGGCGGCTTGGGGGCCCCGTGCACACCGACGACGGTGCGCTCGGTCTCCCGTACCGCCGGCAGCTCCGGGAAGAGCGACGCCACATGCGTGTCCGGGCCGACGCCCAGCATCAGCACGTCGAACGTCGGTACGGGCCCGTGGTCCTCCGGGCCCGCCGCGGCGGCCAGCTCGGCGGCGTACCCCGCGGCGGCGGCATCCGCGTCGCCGCCGAACGGACCGTCCGAGGCGGGCATCGCGTGCACCCGGGACGGGTCCAGGGCCACCGCGTCCAGCAGGGCCTCACGGGCCTGCGTGACGTTGCGCTCCGGATCGCCCTCGGGCAGGAACCGCTCGTCGCCCCACCACAGGTCGAGCCGCGACCAGTCGATCGCGTCCCGCGCGGGCGAACCGGCGAGCGCGGCCAGCAGGCCGTTGCCGTTGCGCCCGCCGGTGAGGACCACGGAGGCCGATCCGCGTGCGGCCTGGGCGTCCACGATCTTCGTGATCAGCCGGGCCGCCGCGGCCTGGGCCATCAGCTCCTTGTCGCGGTGCACGACGAGCTGCGGAGCACTCACTTCGAGGCCGCCTTCTTGGCCGCGGCCTTCTTCGCGGCCGGGGCCGCGGCACCGGCCGGGGACGACGGCTTGTGCCCGGCACCGACCGAGGACGCCTCGGCGGGACCGCCGAGACGCTCCACGCCGAACTTCACCGTGGCCTCGTAGATGTTGTCCGGGTCCAGCCGCCGCAGCTCCTCCGCGAGGAGCTCGGCGGTCTCCCGCCGCTTCAGCGCCACCGCACGGTCCGGCTGGCCCACCATGGAGAGCGTGGCCAGCGAGCCGTCGGCCCGGTCCAGAACGATGACACCGTTCTTGGTCTCCAGCCGGACGGCCGTCAGACCGGGACCGGCGGACAGGGTGCGCTCCACCGGGACACCGAGCCGGTCCGCGAGCCACATGGCCAGCAGTTCGCAGCTCGGGTTGTCCGACTCGCCCTCGACCGTCGCGGAGACGACCTGGGCGGGCTGCTGGTCGAGCGCGGCCGCCAGCATCGAGCGCCACGGCGTGATGCGGGTCCACGCCAGGTCGGTGTCACCCGGTTGGTACGTCGCCGCACGCACCGCGAGCTCGTCGAGCGGGTGCTCGGCCGAGTACGTGTCGGTGATACGGCGCTGGGCCAGTGCACCCAGCGGGTCCTTCGCCGGGTCCGCCGGGGCGTCCTCGGGCCACCACACCACGACCGGGGCGTCCGGCAGCAGCAGCGGCAGGACGACCGACTGGGCGTGATTGGCCAGCTCGCCGTGCAGACGCAGGACGACGGTCTCGCCGGAGCCCGAGTCGGAACCGACCCGCACCTCGGCGTCGAGGCGGGCGTCACGCCGGCTGCGCGGCGAACGGCTGATCCGCTTGATCACCGCGATGATCCGCGAGGGGTGCTCGCGCGAGGAGTCGGCCGCCGCCCGGAGGGCGTCGTAGGCGTTCTCCTCGTCGGTGACGACGACGAGGGTGAGCACCATTCCGATGGCCGGGGTGCCGAGCGAACGGCGGGCCGACACCAGGGCCTGGTTGATCTTGCTGGACGTGGTTTCCGTGAGATCGATCTTCATGGCCGGCGCCAGCTCCGTCCGTCGCGTGCGAGCATCTCGTCGGCTTCGGCCGGACCCCAGGTGCCGGCCGCGTACTGGGCGGGCTTGCCGTGCTTGTCCCAGTACTCCTCGATCGGGTCGAGGATGTTCCAGGAGAGCTCGACCTCCTGGTGGCGCGGGAAGAGGTTGGCGTCGCCGAGCAGGACATCCAGGAGGAGCCGCTCGTACGCCTCCGGGCTGGACTCCGTGAAGGACTCGCCGTACGCGAAGTCCATCGTGACGTCCCGTACCTCCATGGAGGTACCGGGCACCTTGGAGCCGAACCGCACCGTGACGC includes these proteins:
- the pgl gene encoding 6-phosphogluconolactonase: MSAPQLVVHRDKELMAQAAAARLITKIVDAQAARGSASVVLTGGRNGNGLLAALAGSPARDAIDWSRLDLWWGDERFLPEGDPERNVTQAREALLDAVALDPSRVHAMPASDGPFGGDADAAAAGYAAELAAAAGPEDHGPVPTFDVLMLGVGPDTHVASLFPELPAVRETERTVVGVHGAPKPPPTRVSLTLPAIRAAREVWLLAAGEDKAEAAEIALSGAGEIQAPAAGAYGRSRTLWLLDAAAASRLPRALYPPASA
- a CDS encoding VOC family protein, coding for MVRIGTVVMGASDVRRAADFWMAALGYVEREPLEDDWVVLVPAEGHGAGLALGRSESPVQEVPRVHLDLYTDEQDAEVARLTGLGAQPVAWELYPPDPDFVVLADTEGNRFCVIDTTHG
- the opcA gene encoding glucose-6-phosphate dehydrogenase assembly protein OpcA, which produces MKIDLTETTSSKINQALVSARRSLGTPAIGMVLTLVVVTDEENAYDALRAAADSSREHPSRIIAVIKRISRSPRSRRDARLDAEVRVGSDSGSGETVVLRLHGELANHAQSVVLPLLLPDAPVVVWWPEDAPADPAKDPLGALAQRRITDTYSAEHPLDELAVRAATYQPGDTDLAWTRITPWRSMLAAALDQQPAQVVSATVEGESDNPSCELLAMWLADRLGVPVERTLSAGPGLTAVRLETKNGVIVLDRADGSLATLSMVGQPDRAVALKRRETAELLAEELRRLDPDNIYEATVKFGVERLGGPAEASSVGAGHKPSSPAGAAAPAAKKAAAKKAASK